A single window of Scomber scombrus chromosome 12, fScoSco1.1, whole genome shotgun sequence DNA harbors:
- the cdt1 gene encoding DNA replication factor Cdt1, with protein MSQVRVTDFFSQRKKAPVKQAKQRSHTAAGRSASKNKDALLSSSSVHQEFLRVIDEAVGQNDGKSTGIHTDKNHPCSPQTPKRTSTDAQFDLGAAVFSATAEHSTSKKRRQEAERDAEKVTRKTARKKLILPQDTPQTAAQPPHSEVSQQASVSENHDNIQTSSSPQKTHVTRSNRGQASKVLSKEDITALKSRLQRIKKQAEEKISTASSSSVSSTSVSSSSSSPVDPAPTSTSPASTVPPSSDAKTLKSTLARAKELAAKAQRRKEESRQSETQSQESAEQPAYQRYHTLAQAAPPGLSLPYQYKVLAEMFRSMDTVVAMMYNRNETSTFTKIKQGVQDMTHKRFEESHVGQIKTVFAEAYTFRQEKNIPTFNSSIKRGSYQLTVEPNIHSDQNEARSILSASRLLERRHIFHHNLVSIVKQHHTVFLSSLVPTVSVPEDRLTRWHPRFNVDTVPAVHISSLPQPPHTEKLTTAQEVLDKACSLITPKMEKALVSLALRTEDAERKEPKPVNNPPATQTSAPSPTAAAQVPTALKGVSQSLLDRIRAKESQKLQAAMTRNPTHEDRLLMMSRLGELARILRNVFIAEKKPALIMEVACKKMVGSYRSALSTGDMEKHIRLLAEVAADWLSIHPIRKDFYLKLNKNTELSVVLDKLSSRLKEEERL; from the exons atgtCTCAGGTTCGGGTTACAGACTTCTTCTCTCAGAGAAAGAAAGCTCCGGTTAAACAAGCCAAGCAGCGCAGCCATACTGCTGCAGGACGTTCTGCTTCTAAAAACAAAGACGCTCTCCTGTCTTCATCTTCTGTCCACCAAGAGTTTCTCCGAGTGATCGATGAGGCTGTGGGACAGAACGATGGAAAGTCTACTGGCATCCACACAGACAAGAACCATCCCTGTAGTCCCCAGACCCCGAAGAGGACTTCTACCGACGCACAGTTTGACCTCGGGGCAGCCGTGTTCTCAGCCACCGCTGAACACAGCACCTCCAAGAAGAGACGGCAAGAAGCGGAGAGAGACGCCGAGAAAGTAACAAGGAAGACGGCCAGAAAGAAACTGATCCTCCCTCAGGACACACCACAG ACTGCAGCCCAGCCGCCGCACAGTGAGGTGAGCCAGCAGGCCTCAGTGTCTGAGAACCATGATAACATCCAGACCAGCAGCTCTCCACAGAAGACTCATGTCACCAGGAGCAACAGAGGACAGGCCAGCAAG GTGCTGTCTAAAGAGGACATCACAGCTCTCAAGTCTCGCCTTCAGAGGATCAAGAAACAGGCAGAGGAAAAAATCAGCActgcttcctcctcttcagtTTCCTCCACTTcagtttcctcttcctcctcctctccagtagATCCAGCACCTACAAGCACCTCTCCTGCTTCCACCGTGCCCCCCTCCTCTGATGCTAAGACCCTCAAGTCCACCTTAGCACGAGCCAAAGAGCTGGCAGCTAAAGctcagaggaggaaggaggagagcagGCAGAGTGAGACACAATCACAGGAGAg TGCTGAGCAGCCAGCATATCAGAGGTACCACACCCTCGCCCAGGCAGCCCCCCCAGGCTTATCCCTGCCGTACCAGTACAAGGTCCTGGCTGAGATGTTCAGGAGTATGGACACTGTGGTCGCCATGATGTACAACCGCAACGAGACGTCCACCTTCACCAAGATCAAACAGGGAGTTCAGGACATGACGCACAA GCGGTTTGAGGAGAGCCACGTTGGTCAGATAAAGACGGTGTTTGCTGAGGCGTATACGTTCAGACAAGAGAAGAACATCCCAACATTCAACAGCAGCATTAAGAGGGGCAGCTACCAGCTCACTGTGGAACCCAACATTCACTCTG atCAGAATGAAGCTCGTTCCATCCTGTCAGCCTCTCGTCTCCTGGAGAGAAGACACATCTTCCACCACAACCTGGTTTCTATTGTTAAACAGCACCACACG gtCTTCCTGTCCTCTTTGGTTCCTACGGTGTCTGTACCAGAAGACAGACTGACCCGCTGGCACCCTCGCTTCAATGTAGACACTGTTCCAGCTGTGCACATCAGTTCACTGCCTCAGCCTCCTCACACTGAGAAACTGACCACAGCTCAGGAGGTGCTGGACAAAGCCTGCTCACTCATCACACCCAAG ATGGAGAAGGCTCTGGTTTCTCTGGCTCTGAGGACAGAAGACGCAGAGAGAAAAGAGCCAAAACCTGTAAACAACCCACCAGCCACCCAAACATCTGCTCCATCACCTACCGCTGCAGCTCAGGTCCCAACTGCCTTGAAAGGAGTGTCCCAGTCCCTGCTGGACAGG ATTCGAGCGAAGGAGTCCCAGAAGCTCCAGGCAGCCATGACTCGAAACCCCACCCACGAGGATCGCTTGCTGATGATGTCACGGCTCGGGGAGCTGGCGAGGATTCTGCGGAACGTGTTTATCGCTGAGAAGAAACCGGCTCTGATCATGGAGGTGGCCTGTAAAAAGATGGTGGGCAGCTACAGATCTGCTCTCAGCACAG GTGACATGGAGAAACACATCCGCCTGCTGGCAGAAGTGGCGGCTGATTGGCTGAGTATCCATCCAATCAGGAAGGACTTCTACCTGAAGTTGAACAAGAACACGGAGCTCAGCGTGGTTCTGGACAAACTGAGCAGCAGACtcaaagaagaggagagactcTGA
- the aprt gene encoding adenine phosphoribosyltransferase, with the protein MASDSQSKLQLVDKHIGVFPDFPKKGILFRDICPLLKDPAALTASIDLFEEHVKKNYPQVELIVGLDARGFLFGPLLAQRLGIGFILVRKKGKLPGSTVSVAYELEYGTAEVEIQEDAVAPGQKVLLIDDLLATGGTLFAACELMRKQQAEVLGCMVVIELKELNGKDRLKPHSVFSLVRY; encoded by the exons ATGGCATCAGACTCACAATCTAAACTACAGCTGGTTGACAAACACATTGGAGTGTTTCCAGACTTTCCAAAGAAAGGAATCCTGTTCAG AGACATCTGTCCCCTCCTGAAGGATCCAGCAGCTCTGACAGCATCAATCGACCTCTTTGAAGAACATGTGAAGAAGAATTATCCACAGGTTGAACTGATAGTTG gcttaGATGCTCGTGGTTTCCTGTTTGGGCCTCTGCTCGCCCAGCGGCTGGGGATTGGATTCATCCTGGTCAGAAAGAAAGGCAAACTGCCTGGAAGCACTGTGTCTGTGGCATATGAACTGGAGTATGGCACG GCAGAGGTGGAGATCCAGGAGGATGCAGTGGCTCCAGGACAGAAGGTTCTGCTCATTGATGATCTTCTGGCTACCGGAG GGACTCTGTTTGCAGCCTGTGAGCTGATGAGAAAGCAGCAGGCGGAGGTTCTGGGCTGTATGGTAGTCATCGAACTGAAAGAACTTAACGGAAAGGACAGATTGAAACCACACAGTGTGTTCTCCCTGGTGCGGTACTAA